One Caulobacter segnis genomic window carries:
- the flaF gene encoding flagellar biosynthesis regulator FlaF, which yields MSLRAYQQAATRAENPREMEYRLFGQVTRALMDASQAPVDDFNTRIDALDWNRKVWSALATDCSMPENQLPMELRASIISLSLWVGRHSSAVMRKEEDFEPLIEINRMIMQGLSGRADAA from the coding sequence GCTGAGAATCCCCGTGAAATGGAGTACCGCCTGTTCGGGCAGGTGACGCGCGCCCTCATGGACGCGTCGCAGGCCCCGGTGGACGACTTCAACACGCGGATCGACGCACTGGATTGGAATCGCAAGGTCTGGTCGGCCTTGGCGACCGACTGTTCCATGCCGGAAAATCAGCTTCCGATGGAACTGCGCGCCAGCATCATCTCGTTAAGCCTGTGGGTCGGTCGTCACTCCAGCGCCGTGATGCGCAAGGAGGAGGATTTCGAGCCCCTGATCGAGATTAACCGCATGATCATGCAGGGTCTGTCCGGCCGCGCCGACGCGGCCTGA
- a CDS encoding flagellin: MLNSINTNAGALLALQNLNATNTELATTQSRINTGKKIANAKDNGAIWSMAKMQSASSSSLNAVKDSLQRGQSTIDVALAAGDTITDLLTKMKEKALAASDTSLNTASFNALKTDFESLRDQIQKAAENAKFNGVSLADGTTTKLSFLANSDGDNFTVNAQTLSLAGLNLTGVTFTDAADAKTKITDLTNALQTATNKLSSLGTSSTGLDTHLTFVGKLQDSLDAGVGNLVDADLAKESAKLQSLQTKQQLGVQALSIANQTPQSILSLFKG; the protein is encoded by the coding sequence ATGCTGAACTCGATCAACACCAATGCTGGTGCGCTTCTCGCGCTCCAAAACCTGAACGCAACTAACACGGAGCTCGCCACCACTCAGAGCCGTATCAACACCGGCAAGAAGATCGCTAACGCCAAGGACAACGGCGCGATCTGGTCGATGGCCAAGATGCAAAGCGCGAGCTCGAGCTCGTTGAACGCCGTGAAGGATTCGCTCCAGCGCGGTCAATCGACGATCGATGTTGCTCTCGCGGCAGGCGACACCATCACCGATCTGCTCACGAAGATGAAGGAAAAGGCCCTGGCCGCTTCCGACACCTCGCTGAACACCGCCTCGTTCAACGCCCTGAAGACCGACTTCGAATCCCTGCGCGACCAAATCCAAAAGGCCGCGGAGAATGCGAAGTTCAACGGTGTCAGCCTGGCTGACGGGACCACCACGAAGCTGAGCTTCCTGGCCAATTCGGACGGGGACAACTTCACGGTGAACGCCCAGACGCTGTCGCTGGCGGGTCTGAACCTGACGGGCGTGACCTTCACTGACGCTGCTGATGCGAAAACGAAGATCACCGATCTCACCAACGCGCTGCAAACGGCGACGAACAAGCTGTCGTCCCTCGGTACGTCCTCGACCGGTCTGGATACTCACCTGACCTTCGTGGGCAAGCTGCAGGACAGCCTGGACGCCGGCGTCGGCAACCTGGTGGACGCGGATCTGGCGAAGGAAAGCGCCAAGCTCCAGTCGCTGCAAACCAAGCAGCAGCTGGGCGTGCAGGCTCTCTCGATCGCCAACCAGACCCCGCAGTCGATTCTGTCGCTGTTCAAGGGGTGA
- a CDS encoding flagellin, with amino-acid sequence MPLNSINTNAGALIALQNLNTTNSELQVTQQRINTGKKIASAKDNGAIWAMSKTQSSTASSLNAVKDSLQRGQSTIDVALAAGDTITDLLGKMKEKALAASDTSLNTTSFNALKADYDSLRDQIEKAATNAKFNGISISDGSTTKLTFLANSDGSGFTVNAQTLSLAGLNLTGTTITNAADAKAKLTDLANAIQTATNKLASLGTSSTGLDTHLTFVGKLQDSLDAGVGNLVDADLAKESAKLQSLQTKQQLGVQALSIANQSTSSILSLFR; translated from the coding sequence ATGCCGCTGAATAGCATCAATACGAACGCCGGCGCTCTGATCGCCCTGCAGAACCTCAACACCACGAACTCGGAGTTGCAGGTCACTCAACAGCGCATCAACACCGGTAAGAAGATCGCCAGCGCCAAGGACAACGGCGCCATCTGGGCGATGTCCAAGACCCAATCGTCCACCGCTTCGTCGCTGAACGCCGTGAAGGACTCGCTGCAACGCGGTCAGTCCACCATCGACGTGGCCCTGGCCGCCGGTGACACCATCACCGACCTGCTCGGCAAGATGAAGGAAAAGGCCCTGGCCGCTTCCGACACCTCGCTGAACACGACCTCGTTCAACGCCCTGAAGGCGGACTACGATTCGCTGCGCGACCAGATCGAAAAGGCCGCCACGAACGCCAAGTTCAACGGCATCAGCATCTCTGACGGTTCGACCACCAAGCTGACCTTCCTGGCCAACTCGGATGGTTCGGGCTTCACCGTCAACGCCCAGACGCTGTCGCTGGCGGGTCTGAACCTGACGGGCACGACCATCACCAACGCCGCCGACGCGAAGGCCAAGCTGACGGACCTCGCCAACGCCATCCAGACGGCCACCAACAAGCTGGCCTCGCTGGGTACGTCGTCGACCGGCCTCGACACTCACCTGACCTTCGTCGGCAAGCTGCAAGACAGCCTGGACGCCGGCGTCGGCAACCTGGTGGACGCGGATCTCGCCAAGGAAAGCGCCAAGCTGCAGTCGCTGCAAACCAAGCAGCAGTTGGGCGTGCAGGCGCTGTCGATCGCGAACCAGTCGACCTCGTCGATCCTGAGCCTGTTCCGCTAG